From the genome of Gopherus evgoodei ecotype Sinaloan lineage chromosome 5, rGopEvg1_v1.p, whole genome shotgun sequence, one region includes:
- the STBD1 gene encoding starch-binding domain-containing protein 1 yields the protein MESRVKEPAIPLMNYCEYLSKETLGSSTAESELLKGQESEALCGNTLAETSPSSDLREDKSEEQSGQTLEYQDVVDHEDWEVVPEDSAWGDASKNSSADDSDTSVGQGNKELEQVDFLEADSKAKRVAAVPPMPQNIHVNFRVHYITHIDAQLIAVTGDHECLGQWHNYVPLKCDKDGFWSDTVILPADSKIEWKFILVENGKVTRWEECNNRTLMTEHEDRTAHQWWGYH from the coding sequence ATGGAGTCACGGGTCAAAGAACCTGCCATCCCACTAATGAATTACTGTGAATACTTAAGCAAGGAAACCCTTGGTTCCTCTACAGCAGAATCAGAACTATTAAAGGGACAGGAGAGTGAGGCACTGTGTGGGAACACTTTGGCAGAAACATCACCATCTAGTGACCTGCGAGAGGACAAAAGTGAAGAACAGTCAGGTCAGACACTTGAGTATCAGGACGTGGTTGATCATGAGGACTGGGAAGTTGTTCCTGAAGACTCAGCCTGGGGAGATGCTAGTAAAAACAGTAGTGCAGATGACTCTGACACCAGTGTGGGCCAAGGCAACAAGGAATTGGAACAGGTAGACTTCCTTGAGGCTGATTCAAAAGCAAAGCGGGTTGCCGCTGTGCCCCCAATGCCTCAGAATATCCACGTGAACTTCCGTGTGCACTACATCACTCACATTGATGCTCAGCTGATTGCTGTCACAGGTGACCATGAGTGTCTTGGTCAGTGGCACAACTACGTACCACTCAAGTGTGACAAGGATGGGTTCTGGTCTGACACTGTTATCTTACCAGCAGATTCCAAAATAGAGTGGAAGTTCATTTTGGTGGAGAATGGGAAGGTCACACGTTGGGAGGAATGTAACAACAGAACCTTAATGACTGAACATGAAGATAGAACGGCCCATCAGTGGTGGGGATATCATTGA